The following coding sequences are from one Gossypium hirsutum isolate 1008001.06 chromosome A12, Gossypium_hirsutum_v2.1, whole genome shotgun sequence window:
- the LOC107944568 gene encoding ATP-dependent helicase BRM isoform X3, producing MHSGSGGGGGLSRNPGVGPVGRAASTSSAASPSSSSSAVSTPHLGFDSVQQQQQQQQQQSQKQQQQIASRQSLQQQLLRKPEGNEANLAYQASGLQGLMGGSNFPSSPGSMQPPQMSRRFFDLPQQHASVQDSQNRSQGVEQQMTSSAQQAYYQFAYQASQQQKALLAQQQAKMAMLGSASVKDQDMRTGNLKMQELISMQAANQAQASSSKNASEQLGCAEKQMEQGSRSASEHKPPAQATVIGQLMPGNVLRAMQTQQSPQTVQNMGNNQVAMAAQLQAWALERNIDLLQPANANLMAQLIPLMQSRMAAQQKINERNMGTQSSPIPVAKQQITSPSVPSESSPRGNSSNDISGMSGFAKTRPMAPPNTIGSTSSVGVINSANNVSMQQLAIHGLDNQVLPRQSVGHGNGMPPMHPPQVSANVSQSIDPSLPAKNSSGGIETVQMQHMKHFNRSSLQPAAPGNDGGSVNNVPSQGGAATQMPQQRFGFTKQQLHVLKAQILAFRRLKKGERTLPQELLRAIVPPPLEVQQMQLPPLGGNNQDRDGGKNIEDQAKQVESKEKVAQAEQSTKGQNITKDEAYVGDDRATESTAHMQGASAMAKDPSILPAGKEEQQSSVFSVKSDQEVERGLPKAPVRSDFSADRGKAVSPQVAASDGGQVKKPVQANSAPQLKDPASARKYHGPLFDFPFFTRKHESYGSAMPNSNNNLTLAYDVKDLLFEEGMEVLSKKRSENLRKIGNLLAVNMETKRIRPDLVLRLQIEEKKLRLKDLQARLRDEVDQQQQEIMAMPDRPYRKFVRLCERQRIELARHVQSTQKALREKQLKSIFQWRKKLLEAHWAIRDARTARNRGVAKYHERMLREFSKRKDDDRNKRMEALKNNDVERYREMLIEQQTNIPGDAAERYEVLSSFLTQTEEYLQKLGSKITAAKNQQEVADAANAAAVAARLQGLSEEEVRVAAACAGEEVMIRNRFMEMNAPREGSSVSKYYNLAHAVNEKIIRQPSILRAGTLRDYQLVGLQWMLSLYNNKLNGILADEMGLGKTVQVMALIAYLMEFKGNYGPHLIIVPNAVLVNWKSELHNWLPSVSCIYYVGGKEQRSKLFSQEVLAMKFNVLVTTYEFIMYDRSKLSKIDWKYIIIDEAQRMKDRESVLARDLDRYRCQRRLLLTGTPLQNDLKELWSLLNLLLPEVFDNRKAFHDWFSQPFQREPTHNAEDDWLETEKKVIIIHRLHQILEPFMLRRRVEDVEGSLPPKVSIVLKCRMSAIQSAIYDWIKSTGTLRVDPEDEKRKVQKNPIYQAKVYKTLNNRCMELRKTCNHPLLNYPYFNDFSKDFLVRSCGKLWILDRILIKLQRTGHRVLLFSTMTKLLDILEEYLQWRRLIYRRIDGTTSLEDRESAIVDFNSPHSECFIFLLSIRAAGRGLNLQSADTVVIYDPDPNPKNEEQAVARAHRIGQTREVKVIYMEAVVDKISSQQKEDELRSGGTVDFEDDFAGKDRYMGSIESLIRNNIQQYKIDMADEVINAGRFDQRTTHEERRMTLETLLHDEERYQETVHDVPSLHQVNRMIARSEEEVELFDQMDEELDWTEEMTCHEQVPKWLRASVREVNAAVATLSKKPSKNILFTAGGGTESKETDTERKMGRPKKKIPSYKEIDETGEFSEASSDERNGYSVNEEEGEIGEFEDDEFSGAVGAPPVNNDQSEEDGALGDDGYEDAQASEHIRNNHLLEEGGSSGSSLDSRRPTQMVSPISPQKFGSLSALDARPGSAARRLSDDLEEGEIAGSGDSHMDHQQSESWNHDRDEGEDEQVVQPKIKRKRSIRVRPRQTVERVEEKSATGVPLLQRGGSSLLPFQLDQKYQSQLRTDTERKPTCERNAFRHDPNDSSSKSRRNLPPRKIANTSKLHASVKPGRMNSMSAPSEDAGKPSRESWDSKLVNTCGSSNFGAMMSDVIQRKCKNVISKLQRRIDKEGQHIVPLLTDLWKRIENSGYAGGSGSNQLDFRKIDQRVDRLEYGGVMELISDVQLVLKSAMHFYGFSHEVRSEAKKVHDLFFDLLKMVFTDTDFQEARNSLSFFSPASTSTSGPSSRQVAVGKRQKQMTDVESDSGLTQKSLQQRGPTHTGEETRIRVQLPQKESRLGSGSTREPYQQGDSLPTHPGELVTCKKKRKDREKSMVKPRTGSVGPISSPSIVRNIRSPTAGSVSKDVRPTQQTTHQPWPNQPAHLSNGSSGSVGWANPVKKLRTDTATGSETCHNFYIGSK from the exons ATGCATTCTGGTAGTGGTGGTGGAGGTGGGCTCAGCCGGAACCCAGGTGTGGGCCCGGTGGGTCGGGCGGCATCTACATCGTCCGCAGCTTCGCCATCTTCTTCGTCGTCGGCCGTTTCGACCCCACACTTGGGTTTTGATTCGgtacagcagcagcagcagcagcaacaacaacaaaGTCAGAAACAACAGCAGCAAATTGCGTCTAGGCAG TCATTACAACAACAATTACTTAGAAAACCCGAAGGAAATGAAGCTAACCTAGCATATCAAGCCAGTGGCCTGCAAGGTCTGATGGGAGGTAGCAATTTTCCTTCATCTCCAGGCTCCATGCAACCGCCGCAAATGTCCAGGAGGTTCTTTGATCTGCCTCAACAGCATGCTTCTGTGCAGGACAGCCAGAATAGGAGTCAAGGTGTTGAGCAACAAATGACGAGTTCTGCTCAGCAAGCTTATTATCAGTTTGCTTACCAGGCTTCTCAGCAACAGAAGGCACTTTTGGCACAGCAGCAAGCTAAGATGGCGATGTTGGGCTCTGCATCTGTTAAGGATCAGGACATGCGAACTGGAAACTTAAAAATGCAGGAACTTATCTCCATGCAGGCTGCTAATCAGGCTCAGGCATCATCCTCTAAGAACGCATCTGAGCAGCTTGGTTGTGCTGAAAAGCAGATGGAGCAAGGATCAAGGTCTGCTTCTGAGCACAAGCCACCTGCCCAGGCAACAGTTATTGGACAATTAATGCCTGGGAATGTTTTAAGGGCCATGCAGACACAACAATCTCCGCAGACTGTTCAAAACATGGGAAACAATCAAGTTGCTATGGCTGCACAGTTGCAGGCGTGGGCACTTGAGCGTAATATTGATCTGTTGCAACCTGCAAACGCCAACTTGATGGCACAGCTCATTCCACTAATGCAGAGTAGGATGGCTGCCCagcaaaaaataaatgaaaggaaTATGGGTACTCAGTCATCACCAATACCTGTGGCCAAGCAGCAAATCACTTCTCCATCAGTTCCAAGTGAGAGTTCTCCCCGTGGTAACTCATCAAACGATATATCTGGCATGTCTGGCTTTGCCAAAACTAGGCCGATGGCTCCACCAAACACTATTGGGTCAACTTCCAGTGTTGGGGTGATTAACAGTGCTAACAATGTTTCAATGCAGCAGTTAGCAATTCATGGCCTAGATAATCAAGTGCTTCCCAGACAGTCAGTTGGGCATGGAAATGGGATGCCTCCTATGCATCCTCCACAAGTATCTGCAAATGTTAGCCAGAGTATTGATCCATCCTTGCCAGCAAAAAATTCATCAGGTGGCATAGAAACAGTGCAAATGCAGCATATGAAACACTTCAATCGATCTTCTCTTCAGCCTGCTGCACCTGGTAATGATGGGGGATCTGTTAACAATGTACCATCACAAGGGGGAGCTGCTACCCAGATGCCACAGCAGCGTTTTGGTTTCACTAAACAACAACTTCATGTTCTCAAAGCACAAATACTAGCATTTAGGCGCCTGAAG AAAGGAGAACGTACACTTCCACAAGAGCTTCTTCGAGCCATTGTTCCCCCACCACTTGAGGTGCAGCAGATGCAGTTACCTCCTTTAGGTGGAAATAACCAGGACAGAGATGGTGGAAAGAATATAGAAGATCAAGCGAAGCAGGTGGAGTCAAAGGAGAAGGTTGCACAGGCTGAGCAATCTACCAAAGGACAGAATATTACTAAAGATGAAGCTTATGTGGGAGATGATAGAGCAACTGAATCAACAGCTCATATGCAAGGTGCGTCGGCTATGGCCAAGGATCCATCTATATTACCTGCTGGAAAAGAAGAGCAGCAAAGTTCTGTCTTTTCTGTCAAGTCAGACCAAGAAGTAGAACGTGGTCTTCCGAAAGCTCCAGTTAGAAGTGATTTTAGTGCAGACAGGGGAAAGGCTGTTTCACCACAAGTTGCGGCATCTGATGGAGGGCAAGTTAAGAAACCCGTGCAGGCAAACTCTGCCCCCCAGCTAAAGGATCCTGCCTCTGCCAGAAAGTATCATGGTCCACTCTTTGATTTCCCCTTCTTCACTAGGAAACATGAATCATATGGCTCTGCAATGCCTAACAGCAATAATAATTTAACTTTGGCGTATGATGTCAAAGATCTCCTCTTTGAGGAAGGCATGGAAGTCCTCAGCAAGAAACGATCAGAGAATTTGAGGAAGATTGGTAACTTACTAGCAGTAAATATGGAGACAAAAAGGATTAGGCCGGATCTTGTTCTGCGACtgcaaattgaagaaaaaaagctGCGACTTAAAGATCTGCAGGCTCGTTTAAGGGATGAAGTTGACCAGCAGCAACAAGAGATAATGGCGATGCCTGACAGACCGTACAGAAAATTTGTCCGCCTATGTGAGCGTCAGCGTATTGAGCTGGCGAGACATGTACAATCCACTCAGAAGGCCTTAAGAGAGAAGCAGTTGAAATCCATCTTTCAGTGGCGTAAGAAGCTCCTGGAAGCTCATTGGGCTATCCGTGATGCACGAACTGCTCGTAATAGGGGAGTTGCCAAGTACCATGAAAGAATGTTACGAGAGTTTTCAAAGAGGAAAGATGATGATAGAAATAAAAGGATGGAAGCCTTGAAAAATAATGATGTTGAAAGGTACCGGGAGATGTTGATTGAGCAGCAGACAAATATCCCTGGAGATGCTGCAGAGAGATATGAAGTTCTTTCATCATTCTTGACTCAGACTGAAGAATATCTTCAAAAACTGGGAAGTAAGATTACAGCTGCCAAGAATCAGCAGGAAGTAGCTGATGCAGCAAATGCTGCTGCTGTTGCTGCACGGTTGCAG GGCCTATCAGAAGAAGAAGTTAGGGTTGCTGCAGCTTGTGCTGGGGAGGAAGTAATGATAAGAAATCGGTTTATGGAAATGAATGCACCCAGGGAAGGTTCATCTGTTAGCAA GTATTATAATCTTGCTCATGCTGTCAATGAAAAGATCATAAGGCAGCCATCAATTCTACGAGCTGGAACATTACGAGACTATCAGCTT GTTGGTTTGCAGTGGATGCTTTCTttgtataataataaactaaatggTATCTTGGCTGATGAGATGGGTCTTGGGAAAACTGTTCAG GTTATGGCATTGATTGCTTATTTGATGGAATTTAAAGGAAACTATGGCCCGCATCTTATAATTGTCCCAAATGCTGTTCTAGTAAATTGGAAG AGTGAGCTCCACAATTGGCTGCCATCTGTGTCATGTATCTATTATGTCGGAGGAAAAGAACAAcgttcaaaattattttctcaa GAGGTTCTGGCAATGAAATTTAATGTCCTTGTGACAACTTATGAATTCATCATGTATGACCGGTCAAAACTTTCTAAAATTGATTGGAAGTACATCATAATTGATGAAGCACAGCGAATGAAAGACCGGGAATCTGTTTTAGCTCGTGATCTTGATAGGTACCGCTGCCAAAGGCGTTTACTGCTTACTGGGACACCATTACAG AATGACTTGAAAGAACTCTGGTCATTGTTAAATCTTCTCCTTCCTGAAGTGTTTGATAATCGCAAGGCGTTTCATGATTGGTTTTCACAACCATTTCAAAGGGAACCTACACATAATGCAGAAGATGATTGGCTTGAGACAGAGAAGAAGGTTATCATCATCCATCGGCTTCATCAAATTCTAGAGCCCTTTATGCTTAGACGTCGTGTTGAAGATGTGGAAGGTTCACTTCCTCCAAAG GTCTCAATAGTTTTAAAATGCAGAATGTCAGCTATTCAGAGTGCCATTTATGATTGGATAAAATCAACTGGGACTCTTCGAGTTGATCCAGAAGATGAGAAGCGCAAGGTTCAAAAAAATCCAATATACCAGGCTAAGGTGTATAAAACTTTAAATAACCGGTGTATGGAGCTTCGGAAGACTTGTAATCATCCTTTGCTTAATTACCCATATTTCAATGACTTCTCCAAAGATTTCCTTGTAAGATCTTGTGGGAAATTGTGGATCCTAGACAGAATCCTAATAAAACTGCAGAGAACCGGGCATCGGGTATTACTATTTAGTACCATGACGAAGCTTCTGGATATCTTGGAGGAATACTTGCAGTGGAGGAGGCTTATCTACAGACGTATTGATGGAACAACTAGTTTGGAAGATCGAGAATCAGCTATTGTTGACTTCAATAGCCCGCACTCTGAGTGCTTCATATTCTTACTAAGTATTCGTGCTGCTGGACGTGGTCTAAATCTTCAATCTGCTGACACTGTAGTGATCTATGATCCTGATCCAAATCCTAAAAATGAGGAACAGGCAGTTGCTAGAGCTCACCGAATTGGACAAACAAGGGAAGTCAAAGTAATTTACATGGAAGCAGTTGTTGACAAAATCTCTAGTCAGCAGAAGGAGGATGAATTAAGGAGTGGAGGTACAGTTGATTTTGAGGATGATTTTGCTGGTAAGGATAGATATATGGGATCCATTGAGAGCCTCATAAGGAATAACATTCAACAGTATAAAATTGACATGGCCGATGAAGTAATCAATGCTGGACGTTTTGACCAGAGAACAACACATGAAGAGAGACGCATGACTTTGGAAACATTGTTGCATGATGAGGAGAGGTATCAAGAAACTGTCCATGATGTTCCCTCATTGCATCAGGTAAATCGCATGATAGCAAGAAGTGAGGAAGAAGTTGAGCTGTTTGATCAAATGGATGAAGAACTGGATTGGACTGAGGAGATGACTTGTCATGAACAGGTACCTAAGTGGCTTCGAGCCAGTGTAAGAGAAGTAAATGCTGCTGTAGCTACTTTATCAAAAAAGCCATCAAAGAACATTTTATTTACTGCTGGTGGCGGTACTGAATCCAAAGAAACAGATACTGAGAGAAAAATGGGACGACCTAAGAAAAAAATTCCCAGCTATAAGGAAATAGATGAAACTGGGGAATTTTCTGAGGCAAGTTCTGATGAGAGAAATGGCTATTCTGTGAATGAAGAAGAGGGAGAAATTGGTGAATTTGAAGATGATGAATTTAGTGGTGCTGTTGGGGCTCCACCTGTAAATAATGACCAGTCAGAAGAAGATGGTGCACTTGGTGATGATGGGTATGAGGATGCCCAGGCTTCAGAACACATTAGAAACAACCACTTACTTGAAGAAGGTGGTTCTTCAGGATCATCATTGGATAGTCGTAGACCAACACAGATGGTCTCTCCAATATCTCCTCAGAAATTTGGATCTCTCTCTGCATTAGATGCTAGGCCTGGTTCTGCTGCAAGAAGACTG TCCGATGATTTGGAGGAAGGTGAAATTGCAGGATCGGGAGATTCTCACATGGACCACCAGCAATCTGAAAGTTGGAATCATGATCGCGATGAAGGCGAAGACGAACAAGTTGTCCAACCCAAGATAAAACGAAAGCGCAGTATTCGGGTTCGACCTCGTCAAACTGTGGAAAGAGTAGAGGAGAAATCGGCCACTGGAGTGCCTCTTCTCCAGCGTGGAGGCTCATCTCTGTTGCCTTTCCAGCTGGACCAAAAATACCAATCACAACTGAGGACTGATACTGAAAGAAAACCAACATGTGAGCGCAATGCGTTCAGGCATGATCCAAATGATTCGTCTTCAAAAAGTAGGAGGAACTTACCGCCAAGAAAAATAGCTAATACATCAAAGTTGCATGCATCAGTGAAGCCTGGTCGAATGAATTCTATGTCTGCTCCTTCAGAAGATGCTGGCAAACCCTCCAGAGAGAGCTGGGACAGTAAACTGGTTAATACATGTGGGTCTTCAAATTTTGGTGCTATGATGTCTGATGTCATCCAAAGAAAG TGCAAAAATGTGATTAGCAAGCTTCAGAGGAGAATAGATAAGGAGGGTCAACATATAGTACCACTTTTGACGGACTTGTGGAAGAGAATTGAAAACTCTGGTTATGCAGGTGGAAGTGGAAGCAATCAGTTGGATTTCCGGAAGATTGATCAGCGTGTTGACAGATTAGAGTACGGTGGAGTTATGGAGCTTATTTCAGACGTGCAGCTAGTTTTAAAGAGTGCCATGCATTTTTACGGGTTTTCACATGAG GTCAGATCTGAAGCAAAGAAAGTACACGATCTGTTTTTCGACTTGTTGAAGATGGTATTTACAGATACAGATTTCCAGGAAGCTAGAAATTCATTATCTTTCTTTAGTCCAGCATCTACCTCCACCTCGGGTCCCTCCTCTAGACAGGTAGCTGTTGGCAAGAGACAGAAGCAGATGACGGACGTAGAATCTGATTCAGGCTTGACTCAAAAGTCATTACAACAACGTGGACCCACCCATACTGGTGAGGAAACAAGGATTAGAGTGCAGTTGCCCCAAAAGGAATCGAGGCTTGGGAGTGGAAGTACCAGGGAACCATATCAACAAGGTGATTCTCTTCCAACTCATCCGGGTGAGCTGGTTACTTGCAAGAAGAAGAGGAAAGACAGGGAAAAGTCTATGGTAAAGCCTAGGACTGGATCTGTTGGCCCCATTTCATCCCCGAGTATAGTTCGCAACATCAGGAGTCCAACAGCAGGGTCAGTCTCTAAGGATGTGAGACCGACCCAACAGACCACCCATCAGCCTTGGCCCAACCAACCTGCTCATCTGTCAAATGGTAGTAGTGGGAGTGTTGGTTGGGCCAATCCTGTGAAGAAGTTGAGAACAGACACAG CTACTGGTTCAGAAACCTGTCATAATTTCTATATAGGATCGAAATAA